A genomic window from Cryobacterium sp. SO2 includes:
- a CDS encoding N-acetylmannosamine-6-phosphate 2-epimerase has protein sequence MPHPLLGTLKGGLIVSCQAYPNEPMRHPETMTQIAEAAVRGGAVGIRAQGLDDIRSIHQRVALPQIGLWKDGVDDVFITPSLRHALAVVEAGAEIVAIDGTRRARPDGLSLAQTIARIHDQTGALVMADVGSAADGIAAFEAGADCVGTTLCGYTGERPKTDGPDLEVLRILASVLPIPVIAEGRVHTPDQASACVDAGAFAVVVGTAITHPTTITNWFAESVAR, from the coding sequence ATGCCCCACCCTCTCCTCGGCACGCTCAAGGGCGGCCTCATTGTTTCGTGCCAGGCCTACCCGAACGAGCCCATGCGGCACCCCGAGACGATGACCCAGATCGCCGAGGCAGCGGTGCGCGGCGGCGCGGTGGGCATCCGCGCCCAGGGCCTCGACGACATCCGGTCGATCCACCAGCGGGTGGCGCTGCCACAGATCGGTCTGTGGAAGGACGGAGTTGACGACGTGTTCATCACTCCGTCGCTCAGACATGCCTTGGCCGTGGTTGAGGCTGGCGCCGAGATCGTGGCCATCGACGGCACCCGCCGGGCCCGGCCTGACGGACTCAGCCTGGCGCAGACGATCGCCCGCATCCACGATCAGACTGGCGCCCTGGTGATGGCGGATGTCGGCTCGGCGGCCGACGGCATCGCCGCCTTCGAGGCCGGTGCCGACTGCGTGGGCACCACCCTGTGCGGCTACACCGGTGAACGGCCCAAGACCGACGGACCCGACCTGGAGGTGCTGCGCATCCTCGCCTCGGTGTTGCCGATCCCGGTGATCGCCGAGGGGCGGGTGCACACACCCGACCAGGCTTCGGCATGCGTCGATGCCGGGGCGTTCGCGGTGGTCGTGGGCACGGCCATCACGCATCCAACCACAATCACCAACTGGTTCGCGGAATCCGTCGCACGTTAA